The Poecilia reticulata strain Guanapo linkage group LG4, Guppy_female_1.0+MT, whole genome shotgun sequence genomic interval NNNNNNNNNNNNNNNNNNNNNNNNNNNNNNNNNNNNNNNNNNNNNNNNNNNNNNNNNNNNNNNNNNNNNNNNNNNNNNNNNNNNNNNNNNNNNNNNNNNNNNNNNNNNNNNNNNNNNNNNNNNNNNNNNNNNNNNNNNNNNNNNNNNNNNNNNNNNNNNNNNNNNNNNNNNNNNNNNNNNNNNNNNNNNNNNNNNNNNNNNNNNNNNNNNNNNNNNNNNNNNNNNNNNNNNNNNNNNNNNNNNNNNNNNNNNNNNNNNNNNNNNNNNNNNNNNNNNNNNNNNNNNNNNNNNNNNNNNNNNNNNNNNNNNNNNNNNNNNNNNNNNNNNNNNNNNNNNNNNNNNNNNNNNNNNNNNNNNNNNNNNNNNNNNNNNNNNNNNNNNNNNNNNNNNNNNNNNNNNNNNNNNNNNNNNNNNNNNNNNNNNNNNNNNNNNNNNNNNNNNNNNNNNNNNNNNNNNNNNNNNNNNNNNNNNNNNNNNNNNNNNNNNNNNNNNNNNNNNNNNNNNNNNNNNNNNNNNNNNNNNNNNNNNNNNNNNNNNNNNNNNNNNNNNNNNNNNNNNNNNNNNNNNNNNNNNNNNNNNNNNNNNNNNNNNNNNNNNNNNNNNNNNNNNNNNNNNNNNNNNNNNNNNNNNNNNNNNNNNNNNNNNNNNNNNNNNNNNNNNNNNNNNNNNNNNNNNNNNNNNNNNNNNNNNNNNNNNNNNNNNNNNNNNNNNNNNNNNNNNNNNNNNNNNNNNNNNNNNNNNNNNNNNNNNNNNNNNNNNNNNNNNNNNNNNNNNNNNNNNNNNNNNNNNNNNNNNNNNNNNNNNNNNNNNNNNNNNNNNNNNNNNNNNNNNNNNNNNNNNNNNNNNNNNNNNNNNNNNNNNNNNNNNNNNNNNNNNNNNNNNNNNNNNNNNNNNNNNNNaaaaaataaaaataaagactgcTTTTGTCTATTCCACCAACCagttgggatttttatttagttttcttcactttagatattaatatttcaatatttaatacttttttcttaTCCATGGACGtactaaaatttaaaaacgaacaagcaaacaaacaataaatRTCCGGATCTTCTGTAACTTCTTTGATAATTATGAAGTAACACAAAACCAGATCACGTTTTGTTTGCGTTAGCCAATGTGTGTGCATCCTAATAGCTGCAATCTGTCCAAGTAGAACTCCACCAATCAAAGWGCTAGGATTTGTGCAAGGGCATTCAAACATTTGTGAAGTGGTCATGTTTGGTCTCTGTGGGACTTTGTCCGACAATGTGCATGAGTGAACCTCAGGTTGCTCATCTGTCTGATAATCCTCTGGGGCAGCGAAGAACAGCCTGCTGCTGGCCCGAGCCAGATGCTCACAKAGATTGTTAAATAATATCCACTGGAGTGTGTTGTCTTTCAGCAAAATTATCATCCACAGATATTCCCTGAAGGCTWTGCAGACCATGCAGACCTGAGCCTAAAAGACACACAAGGTTCAGGGATTAAAATGATTCCCATTTGTGGCTGATTCATTTYATtgattcatttcatttactCCAAGagctgttgtcttctttgtgttCTTAGTCATTTATTGTGCATTCAGTGtgtccaacagaaaaaaaaaatcacactttagttattttttatctggAACTTTAAGTTTCAGAGGCTTATTCAAAGCATTGTTTGAGTTCAAAtcagattaataaataaactctgGAATGGGTATGCAAATCTCAAAAAGGTTTAAGCTGCACAACCTTCACATACTGACATCAAAAATACATGATTTTTCAAATTATTWgaattttgcatttgtttaacaGATGTTAACAAATGCAAAATTTGTTAgcactcattcattcatttctctcACAATGTCAACTTTAACAGTCCAAAACTATAACTGTTTCTGCACTAAAACACTGTCTCCCATCTGTTTAGCTTCCACAGAAGTGTTGTTAAGTTCTGTCTAGCTCTCAAGTGCCTCTCAAGATTTCAAGTGATAGACTGTATCATYGCACAAAtgtaatttgcattttttttagctttctgcaCAAAGACTGTCCTCTTACTGCTGACAAAATCASGCTAAAGCAACTGTTGAATTGGTTTTTATCCAACTGACAGAAGACAAGCTGTTCATCGGGAAGTAGGAGAGAAACAAATGACAATCTGAATCTTTAAAAGCTCTGGaaacaaatgtcaaacaaaGCTAAACTCAACTTGCTTCATATCCAATTTCTCAAGAAATTGAGCCGTTTAACATTGCTACAAAATAATGTTACATTATTCCTCACACTTCTTAACTCATCTTCCTAAACCCACTTCATAATGTTTAATTGCTAATAAATGCAGAGTGCaccaaactttaatttgaatttacagTATACAGTCCGGCTAAGAGAAACTATATCTAATGCGTGATTCAGTGCCATGGACTaacataaaccaaaaaaaaNNNNNNNNNNNNNNNNNNNNNNNNNNNNNNNNNNNNNNNNNNNNNNNNNNNNNNNNNNNNNNNNNNNNNNNNNNNNNNNNNNNNNNNNNNNNNNNNNNNNNNNNNNNNNNNNNNNNNNNNNNNNNNNNNNNNNNNNNNNNNNNNNNNNNNNNNNNNNNNNNNNNNNNNNNNNNNNNNNNNNNNNNNNNNNNNNNNNNNNNNNNNNNNNNNNNNNNNNNNNNNNNNNNNNNNNNNNNNNNNNNNNNNNNNNNNNNNNNNNNNNNNNNNNNNNNNNNNNNNNNNNNNNNNNNNNNNNNNNNNNNNNNNNNNNNNNNNNNNNNNNNNNNNNNNNNNNNNNNNNNNNNNNNNNNNNNNNNNNNNNNNNNNNNNNNNNNNNNNNNNNNNNNNNNNNNNNNNNNNNNNNNNNNNNNNNNNNNNNNNNNNNNNNNNNNNNNNNNNNNNNNNNNNNNNNNNNNTCCCTCTGACAATAGCTTCCTCTTATGTGTACTGGTCTCCTGGCTGCATATTATGACCTCTAAATAGTTTTACATAGCACATGTGGCCAGTCTCCTGCATTTGGAACTACCTGgaacattttgcaaaagtacAGCAGTAAAATTTCAGGTCCAACAGGAGCRACAACCTCACAGAACGTACCCATGGCACTACATGTGCCCTATGCTAATGCTGAAATTAGAATGGGGCTAATTTCAGCATTAGCTGGAGTTGGTACAAATGCTTCTCTTTAGAAGTATTTTCCAGAACAGCAAGTTATTTTACTAGACTTTATTTGTGTTATGCAAGTCTCTAAGTCACATGTGTTCTTTCTTTTACCCAAATCAAAGTCGTTAYTGAGTTRATAATGAAACTTTGTGGAGCAACAAYACAAGACcttttaaaatgcctttttgGTGTGCATTTGTGCAAGGCTGCATTTATGGTTTGAAATGGGTGGGAGTGAGTTGAAGAGCAATCAGGCCGTGCTGAAGCAGATTAGagtcatgaataaaatataaccATGCTGATTTTCTGGACAAAAGCACTTTCACATATTACACTAGTGACAAAAACATATAAGTTGTCCTTTTACCAGCAGGRCATGTTCCAGAGAAATTACTCATACCCAAAACGTGGAAATTTTCCACTAAACAACACAACTGACATCAGTTCCCTGATGTCAGTAAATAGCATRTATATGTTATTAATGTAACAACTGATTTAgagattttgataaaaaaatattgacataagACAGAAGCAGGTATTCAGTTTCCACAGTGTGTGATTGCAAATAAGATAATTTATATATTGTTGTGCGATGGARCAGAAATTGTGTCTTCCATGAACCTTATGAAAGATTATGTTAAacaaaagataaacatttacttGTCTTCAGTTAATGTCAGTCattacacaaaaataagaaggtcagattgaaaaaaaaatttttttatagcAAAGTTCAGAGGCCAAAACCACTtctgagcaaaaacaaaaataaatccccTTTAGAATATTCAAAAAAGAAGATTTCTTGGTGATTAGTTGAAAGACTGACTTGGGTTGCAGNNNNNNNNNNNNNNNNNNNNNNNNNNNNNNNNNNNNNNNNNNNNNNNNNNNNNNNNNNNNNNNNNNNNNNNNNNNNNNNNNNNNNNNNNNNNNNNNNNNNNNNNNNNNNNNNNNNNNNNNNNNNNNNNNNNNNNNNNNNNNNNNNNNNNNNNNNNNNNNNNNNNNNNNNNNNNNNNNNNNNNNNNNNNNNNNNNNNNNNNNNNNNNNNNNNNNNNNNNNNNNNNNNNNNNNNNNNNNNNNNNNNNNNNNNNNNNNNNNNNNNNNNNNNNNNNNNNNNNNNNNNNNNNNNNNNNNNNNNNNNNNNNNNNNNNNNNNNNNNNNNNNNNNNNNNNNNNNNNNNNNNNNNNNNNNNNNNNNNNNNNNNNNNNNNNNNNNNNNNNNNNNNNNNNNNNNNNNNNNNNNNNNNNNNNNNNNNNNNNNNNNNNNNNNNNNNNNNNNNNNNNNNNNNNNNNNNNNNNNNNNNNNNNNNNNNNNNNNNNNNNNNNNNNNNNNNNNNNNNNNNNNNNNNNNNNNNNNNNNNNNNNNNNNNNNNNNNNNNNNNNNNNNNNNNNNNNNNNNNNNNNNNNNNNNNNNNNNNNNNNNNNNNNNNNNNNNNNNNNNNNNNNNNNNNNNNNNNNNNNNNNNNNNNNNNNNNNNNNNNNNNNNNNNNNNNNNNNNNNNNNNNNNNNNNNNNNNNNNNNNNNNNNNNNNNNNNNNNNNNNNNNNNNNNNNNNNNNNNNNNNNNNNNNNNNNNNNNNNNNNNNNNNNNNNNNNNNNNNNNNNNNNNNNNNNNNNNNNNNNNNNNNNNNNNNNNNNNNNNNNNNNNNNNNNNNNNNNNNNNNNNNNNNNNNNNNNNNNNNNNNNNNNNNNNNNNNNNNNNNNNNNNNNNNNNNNNNNNNNNNNNNNNNNNNNNNNNNNNNNNNNNNNNNNNNNNNNNNNNNNNNNNNNNNNNNNNNNNNNNNNNNNNNNNNNNNNNNNNNNNNNNNNNNNNNNNNNNNNNNNNNNNNNNNNNNNNNNNNNNNNNNNNNNNNNNNNNNNNNNNNNNNNNNNNNNNNNNNNNNNNNNNNNNNNNNNNNNNNNNNNNNNNNNNNNNNNNNNNNNNNNNNNNNNNNNNNNNNNNNNNNNNNNNNNNNNNNNNNNNNNNNNNNNNNNNNNNNNNNNNNNNNNNNNNNNNNNNNNNNNNNNNNNNNNNNNNNNNNNNNNNNNNNNNNNNNNNNNNNNNNNNNNNNNNNNNNNNNNNNNNNNNNNNNNNNNNNNNNNNNNNNNNNNNNNNNNNNNNNNNNNNNNNNNNNNNNNNNNNNNNNNNNNNNNNNNNNNNNNNNNNNNNNNNNNNNNNNNNNNNNNNNNNNNNNNNNNNNNNNNNNNNNNNNNNNNNNNNNNNNNNNNNNNNNNNNNNNNNNNNNNNNNNNNNNNNNNNNNNNNNNNNNNNNNNNNNNNNNNNNNNNNNNNNNNNNNNNNNNNNNNNNNNNNNNNNNNNNNNNNNNNNNNNNNNNNNNNNNNNNNNNNNNNNNNNNNNNNNNNNNNNNNNNNNNNNNNNNNNNNNNNNNNNNNNNNNNNNNNNNNNNNNNNNNNNNNNNNNNNNNNNNNNNNNNNNNNNNNNNNNNNNNNNNNNNNNNNNNNNNNNNNNNNNNNNNNNNNNNNNNNNNNNNNNNNNNNNNNNNNNNNNNNNNNNNNNNNNNNNNNNNNNNNNNNNNNNNNNNNNNNNNNNNNNNNNNNNNNNNNNNNNNNNNNNNNNNNNNNNNNNNNNNNNNNNNNNNNNNNNNNNNNNNNNNNNNNNNNNNNNNNNNNNNNNNNNNNNNNNNNNNNNNNNNNNNNNNNNNNNNNNNNNNNNNNNNNNNNNNNNNNNNNNNNNNNNNNNNNNNNNNNNNNNNNNNNNNNNNNNNNNNNNNNNNNNNNNNNNNNNNNNNNNNNNNNNNNNNNNNNNNNNNNNNNNNNNNNNNNNNNNNNNNNNNNNNNNNNNNNNNNNNNNNNNNNNNNNNNNNNNNNNNNNNNNNNNNNNNNNNNNNNNNNNNNNNNNNNNNNNNNNNNNNNNNNNNNNNNNNNNNNNNNNNNNNNNNNNNNNNNNNNNNNNNNNNNNNNNNNNNNNNNNNNNNNNNNNNNNNNNNNNNNNNNNNNNNNNNNNNNNNNNNNNNNNNNNNNNNNNNNNNNNNNNNNNNNNNNNNNNNNNNNNNNNNNNNNNNNNNNNNNNNNNNNNNNNNNNNNNNNNNNNNNNNNNNNNNNNNNNNNNNNNNNNNNNNNNNNNNNNNNNNNNNNNNNNNNNNNNNNNNNNNNNNNNNNNNNNNNNNNNNNNNNNNNNNNNNNNNNNNNNNNNNNNNNNNNNNNNNNNNNNNNNNNNNNNNNNNNNNNNNNNNNNNNNNNNNNNNNNNNNNNNNNNNNNNNNNNNNNNNNNNNNNNNNNNNNNNNNNNNNNNNNNNNNNNNNNNNNNNNNNNNNNNNNNNNNNNNNNNNNNNNNNNNNNNNNNNNNNNNNNNNNNNNNNNNNNNNNNNNNNNNNNNNNNNNNNNNNNNNNNNNNNNNNNNNNNNNNNNNNNNNNNNNNNNNNNNNNNNNNNNNNNNNNNNNNNNNNNNNNNNNNNNNNNNNNNNNNNNNNNNNNNNNNNNNNNNNNNNNNNNNNNNNNNNNNNNNNNNNNNNNNNNNNNNNNNNNNNNNNNNNNNNNNNNNNNNNNNNNNNNNNNNNNNNNNNNNNNNNNNNNNNNNNNNNNNNNNNNNNNNNNNNNNNNNNNNNNNNNNNNNNNNNNNNNNNNNNNNNNNNNNNNNNNNNNNNNNNNNNNNNNNNNNNNNNNNNNNNNNNNNNNNNNNNNNNNNNNNNNNNNNNNNNNNNNNNNNNNNNNNNNNNNNNNNNNNNNNNNNNNNNNNNNNNNNNNNNNNNNNNNNNNNNNNNNNNNNNNNNNNNNNNNNNNNNNNNNNNNNNNNNNNNNNNNNNNNNNNNNNNNNNNNNNNNNNNNNNNNNNNNNNNNNNNNNNNNNNNNNNNNNNNNNNNNNNNNNNNNNNNNNNNNNNNNNNNNNNNNNNNNNNNNNNNNNNNNNNNNNNNNNNNNNNNNNNNNNNNNNNNNNNNNNNNNNNNNNNNNNNNNNNNNNNNNNNNNNNNNNNNNNNNNNNNNNNNNNNNNNNNNNNNNNNNNNNNNNNNNNNNNNNNNNNNNNNNNNNNNNNNNNNNNNNNNNNNNNNNNNNNNNNNNNNNNNNNNNNNNNNNNNTTCTAAAACAGTGAATATAACAAAAGGTCATGTTAGGATGTGGAAAATTGTTCTTTGCAATCTACTTCCATGtactttttatgtattttttttaaccagtaaacatacatcaaaaaaaaattaaattaaaaataaaattaaaaataaaataaaacaaaaacgtctcttttaaatgtgtgtgtccTCTTTTACTGAAGACATAACATGTCCTAGAAAATTAGGTCGGTGTTCCAGTTTCATAACAGTAATACCTCACTGGCTTtataaggacaaaaaaaaaacccactctGATTTATGTACACTcttatgatttttattcataaaatatacGGGGAGGTTACATTCATGTGAAGCGCAGAAACATACATCTTTAAACATGTTGGGGTATTGGTACAAATACTGTAWAGAAAGCAGTTTTAAWCTTGTTATTTAAGGGGTAAGAATATACTGTAGTTTTTATAGCACAGTGCACGTAATGGAGCAAAGTCTCATCAGGTATTGACAACACTactctggatttatttttacaYTGTCATTTAATGTCTATCCATGTGACAGCAGAtatatgcaataaaaaaaaatacataaaaactaaaGCATATAATCATGCTGTTACTAAATAACATCCATATTAAAAAGAGGTGAAAATACAARAGACAAGGATTCTGATTTCCGAGTACAGCTAGTAAGTCACCCACAACAAAtgcaacacttaaaaaaacatttttactgttttctctcAGTAGTTAACCATTTCTCTACTGACTGAAGTAACTCAAGATAAATTGGCTAACTCATCATTTTGTGCTCAGACATGACAACTTTCTTCAGAcctttaaccctcctgttgtcttAAGAATGGGTAATTTGGACACCACCAGCTTTTTACTCTGTGCGTGGCCCGGCGGGGTAACCCTGAcacttttgaaataattttttatgtgtgGTTTCGGGAACTGAAATCACAAACAAGTTTTGTTTCCTGTCAAATTCTCTTAATGTCTTCAAGCAAACTTTAACAACCTTTTTGTGAGCTAAATGCCACAATTACTGAATGCAAATCACACTTTCCAAATGTAGACATTGAATCTActgcatttttaattgattcgggatttcagtaatattttagTCAGTAATTATAATGTGTTAACACCTAATGTTCACATCAGTATTGACCAGCCTAAATAAACTATTCACATGCccaattttgcaattattttcaGTGACCATCATTTGTGAGTCTGTGTCCTCCTGctgcaaaaagtaaaagttttacaaaaataacaaacctcCACCTTTTGGAATAACTACACTtaagaaaaatatcaataaaatctGCTCAATGTTCTCACTATTATACAATTGTTCCAGTTTAAAATACAGGACTATCTAATATGAATTCATAAGTAAATAGTTTGGCATAACCACAGATAATAGGTggtcattttgttcattttgactACAGAAACTACCAAAATTTGCATACAAGACTTTCTAGCTCACAAAGAAAGTGGGTTTACTATAACTGGAAAGTACCTTGAGACGGCATGACTGTAAACTGAATTGcaaaatttgtaaaagaaaaacactgatttgAATAATTGGSTGATTTGAATAATGCATGGTTTAAATACAAAARAATAGAAAAACAATATCAGTTTCATTGATGTATTGAGTTTATGTAAACCTCCAACCACAACAATAATTATGTAAATACACTTTTTTCCAACCACCAGCAAACCAGTGaactgtgaaagaaaacaaaaaattcattcatatcaaataaaattaaaagaggaagaaaaaccaCTCACCATGTTTAATGCACATGCAYTGCTTTATTAGGGATACTGCAGTGAAACCCCTGGGCACTATCTTTTAACTAATTGGTAAGGGTGGTCATATTTTACAGTGATTGGTTTTACTCAAAAGATCTTAACCAGTTTTAAAGATGCTCCACTCTCTGTAGTAACCTGACACATCAGGTTACTACAGCTGTGATCAGctgtttttcactttgacagCACCTCTAGACTCCACAGCAGTAGCATGTAAATGAAAGGAGGAAGACAAAATCCAcgaaacaaaaatacagtttaaagtaattttttttgtcttctgttgaaacaaatgaaaaattgtatttatccAAAAggttcaacataaaaaaaactcaMatttttttcattgttttcatgtgTCATGAATGTGTGAATGCTAGTGCAGCAGCTGCACTAGTAGTTGCAAGCACTAGTGCACCTTCAGCTAATAATGGCAGACAAGTTTAAAGCTATTATCAAAACCTTTCAATGAGACATTTTGATAAGATTGATATTTGGAATCAGAGGCTTACTAGATGGCACAACAAATTTAGCCAGGTTTTAAGTGTGTAACTGTTCATCATCCCCAGTTTTATTGGagagaaaacaattattttcaatGTGACACTGCATGCATGCAGTTAGCACACTTGGCACCATGCAGCATTGCACTAGTAttgcacaaagaaaaacatccaaattgaGACACAGTAACACCTTGACAAGAAGTGACAAAAAGGTAAGTGCTATTTCTCCTWGGACACATCCCAACAGATGACATCAATTTATTTATCTCTATtcagtttcaataaaacatCATTTGTCTATTTTATGTCACCgtgacaattttttaaatgacctATACAGCAATAAATACGTTTGTTGAAtgatgcagatttattttaggaaatgAGTTTTCCCGACATGTCCCTCAGGAGTCTCCTCACTATATAATGCAATTCAAAAAGATATGATTTTTCTATGGGGATTGCATGCTTGGAACAGGTGACAGAAAACAGTCAAGCAGGTCATTTCATTCTTGCTTATTCACAGTATTGATATGGTGTCAAAGGGACAAAGAATGATATACCATATAGGTYCAGTTTTTGGTCCACTGTGTTCTGCAGTATTGGTCAAACAGACCTCCGCTGACCTTGCGCATGTGCCCTGTTGACAATATCCTGGTACATTTTGGACCTGAGGAATCGTGGGTAAGAGTCTTTCTCCATGAGGCTGTAGATTTTACCCTGGACTTCATTGAGACTGGCTGGAGTGGGATCTGACAGGCTCTGTTTGGTCTTCTCTCTTGTCCGGTAGTCAATGTTTACCTGTCAAGACAGTATGAGAAAAACGGATCATTTACATCTGAATTTTAGAGAAGTAGCATTgcgaattaaaaaaaaaaagaaaaaggattcACAATGCTGTcagcaataaaagaaacagaagagtTGTCAACTTTTTATGTGTGAACAGAAACAACTAAGTTTGTTTGCATaccaccttttttttctgtcagtgaaaaaacacaattaagcctcacacgcgcacacacacacccctacacacacacacacacacacccacacccctacacacacacacacacacacacacacccacacccccacacacacacgcacgcacacggaAACTAGCTTGAGAGTTAGGTGTGGCACCACTATGTGACCatggaccaaaacaaaacaaagccatGGTTCAACTCTTCAGAAACTGCACTTCAACTTTCCAtccacttttaatttaatatttcaataagTTCAACAAACTACCAGGTcattagctttaaaaatatttgttcaacGTTTCCTATTAAAATTTGAAAAGCCTAAATACTAACATCAATGCAAGCCAATTTTATCTTTCTCAGCTTTTCATGGTAATAAACCTTGCACATCAGCATTTTTTAATGCTTCTATGCAATATTATGCAAACTACTAGAAAAGtagtatatttatatttaaatgttgccAAATTTGTAAAGAGAATGCCTTAGTAAATTAAACTGCAAAGCTGTACTTATTGATTGTGCATTAAAAACTTATGTAATGCTCCTGATATAACAACCATTAGGATTAAAGAcggcacacttttttttttcccatcaaagTAAAACGCAGTGCTCAAGTTCTTAGGTTGACATTTCTGAAATGGAGCTATAACTTTGTCTTGGCCAAAGGAAGACAGttctaataaagttttaatgttcTATCTGTGAACATCAAAATACRGAGATAACACACCTCTCTTGGTGACTGAACCTCAATGAATTCCTTGAATATCTTGTTTGCTTTTGACACAAGTTTGGTTGAgctcttgatttttttgtacTCCTCACAGGCCATCCAAAATTCGATGTTTTCATCGCTGAATTCAGACTTGAGGAATGTTCGAAATGCAGCAAGCCCATCTGCACAAAGATAACacagacagaacaaaaacatgtcatGAAACACATACAGCGATTAGGAGATGGCTTCACTGTGATCCATAAAAAGTGCAGCttgtgtttagatttttttttgattgcATTTTCATGAAAAGAAGTTGGTCATGCTTTAAttgttaaagcagaaaaaaaaaacacgcaccaccaaacatgttttgacgttttaaaataagatatgTGATCAGTTAATGTTCTCACAAGTGATGCTGACAGAAGAAGAGCATGTTTTTCTACAAGCTTGTGTCATGCTGACCTTTAATTTCCACCCTGTTCATTTCTGTTGTCTGACAAAGCTAGTAAG includes:
- the rgs8 gene encoding regulator of G-protein signaling 8 produces the protein MKTRLGCLSKKSDSYSDFSEFLPPAHETTARCLKLSTDEVVRWSESFDHLLAHKYGLAAFRTFLKSEFSDENIEFWMACEEYKKIKSSTKLVSKANKIFKEFIEVQSPREVNIDYRTREKTKQSLSDPTPASLNEVQGKIYSLMEKDSYPRFLRSKMYQDIVNRAHAQGQRRSV